In one Bryobacteraceae bacterium genomic region, the following are encoded:
- a CDS encoding DUF1080 domain-containing protein, producing the protein MRHLLVLAAAATLAAAVPAGFRAMFNGKDLSGWHISEVNHHGNNKAWSLKDGVILVTQDKPGNGGILLTDRKYRNFEISLEINPTWGCDGGLFLRSSEKGEAYQVMIDFLEGGVVGGIYGERLQDVKADNSKAANWKRYWKENQWNLLRARIEGDVPHIQVWLNGEQLVDWTDAANHAAGGATEGMIALQTHRSNPEGKNQRWVPGGYHRFRNVAIKELP; encoded by the coding sequence ATGCGTCACTTACTCGTGCTCGCCGCCGCGGCGACGCTTGCGGCCGCCGTGCCGGCGGGGTTCCGCGCGATGTTTAACGGCAAGGACCTTTCGGGCTGGCACATCAGTGAAGTGAACCACCATGGCAATAACAAGGCGTGGTCCCTGAAGGATGGCGTGATCCTTGTCACACAGGACAAGCCGGGCAACGGTGGGATCCTGCTCACAGACAGGAAATACCGGAATTTCGAAATTTCACTCGAGATCAACCCCACGTGGGGCTGCGACGGCGGCTTGTTCCTGCGGTCGTCGGAGAAGGGCGAGGCTTACCAGGTGATGATCGATTTCCTCGAAGGCGGCGTGGTGGGCGGAATCTACGGCGAGCGGCTTCAGGACGTTAAAGCCGACAATTCCAAGGCGGCCAACTGGAAGCGGTACTGGAAGGAGAACCAGTGGAACCTGCTGCGCGCGCGCATCGAAGGCGATGTTCCGCACATCCAGGTATGGCTCAACGGCGAGCAGCTTGTCGATTGGACCGATGCGGCGAACCACGCCGCGGGCGGCGCCACCGAAGGGATGATCGCTCTGCAGACGCACCGCAGCAATCCGGAGGGCAAGAACCAACGGTGGGTCCCGGGCGGGTACCATCGATTCCGGAACGTGGCGATCAAGGAATTGCCGTAG
- a CDS encoding Gfo/Idh/MocA family oxidoreductase: MNRRYFFLSASLGGTIARRRAVAASDRVNVGIVGAGGRGRALLQSYGAINGAAVKTLCDADKASLEKAQAVALKMGIAKPGETHDMRRVFDDKEIDAVVIATPDHWHAPAAILAVNAGKDVYVEKPASHNIREGRLMIDAARANGRLMAVGTQSRSRASTVRAVETVKSGRIGRVLMAKAWNIQLRDDIGHKEDGPVPPGVDYETWLGPAPWIPFNENRFHYKWHWHWHFGTGDAGNDGAHQIDIARWALGVSYPKRASGSGRKVFFQDDQQTPDTMLANFDYEDGKSMIWEQRIWNPYGMNEIDNGVAVYGTGGMIHIGRYNRRWGFKVFDKDGKMVEHDNAGDGDSVHQRNFIDCVRSRKLPPADIMEGHLSAIHCHLANIVARTGRNVTFEQETESIPTDPGANAYVSRVYRTHWGTPSQR, translated from the coding sequence ATGAATCGCAGGTACTTTTTCTTGAGCGCCTCGTTGGGCGGTACGATAGCGCGCCGGCGTGCGGTGGCGGCGAGCGATCGCGTGAACGTGGGCATCGTGGGGGCGGGCGGGCGTGGGCGCGCCTTGCTGCAAAGCTACGGGGCCATCAACGGGGCCGCGGTGAAGACGTTGTGCGACGCCGACAAAGCGTCGCTCGAAAAGGCGCAGGCGGTGGCGTTGAAGATGGGGATCGCGAAGCCGGGCGAGACCCACGATATGCGGCGCGTCTTCGACGACAAGGAGATCGATGCCGTGGTGATCGCGACGCCGGACCATTGGCATGCGCCGGCGGCGATTCTCGCGGTGAACGCCGGAAAGGATGTCTACGTGGAGAAGCCGGCGTCGCACAACATTCGCGAAGGACGGCTGATGATCGACGCCGCGCGGGCCAACGGAAGGCTGATGGCAGTGGGTACGCAATCGCGAAGCCGTGCGTCCACGGTGCGAGCGGTGGAGACGGTGAAGTCCGGGCGCATCGGGCGCGTGCTGATGGCCAAGGCGTGGAACATTCAACTCCGCGATGATATCGGGCACAAGGAAGATGGACCCGTGCCGCCCGGGGTGGACTACGAAACGTGGCTGGGCCCGGCGCCCTGGATTCCTTTCAACGAAAACCGATTCCACTATAAGTGGCACTGGCATTGGCATTTCGGCACGGGCGACGCGGGGAACGACGGCGCGCACCAAATCGATATCGCGCGGTGGGCACTCGGCGTGAGCTACCCGAAGCGCGCCAGCGGTTCGGGCCGCAAGGTCTTTTTTCAGGACGACCAGCAAACGCCGGATACGATGCTCGCCAACTTCGATTACGAAGACGGCAAGAGCATGATCTGGGAACAGCGCATCTGGAATCCGTACGGGATGAATGAAATCGACAACGGCGTGGCCGTCTACGGTACTGGCGGGATGATCCATATCGGCCGCTACAACCGCCGCTGGGGTTTCAAGGTGTTCGACAAGGACGGCAAGATGGTTGAGCACGACAATGCCGGCGACGGCGACAGCGTCCATCAGCGCAACTTCATCGATTGCGTCCGATCGCGCAAGCTTCCGCCCGCCGATATCATGGAGGGTCACCTGTCGGCGATTCACTGCCATCTGGCGAATATCGTGGCGCGGACCGGCCGTAACGTCACTTTCGAACAGGAAACCGAGTCTATCCCGACAGACCCAGGCGCGAACGCGTACGTCAGCCGTGTCTATCGAACTCATTGGGGAACGCCTTCCCAGCGTTAG
- a CDS encoding cation-translocating P-type ATPase, protein MSPAPAAACGLCGQPCGPAESYCCPGCRNVHAILRESGALADGADPKETELFRRSLELGLISQCRTRTAGPKIPENTESVEAAFELGGLWCPACGWLIEHTLSRERGVVSAEVHFASDLLKVRYAPQYLPPDRIRECVEQLGYRAADYRPGEHGARDQARRDLLLRTGVAAFLWLNVMTLSGILYVGYFENVAGDIRRNIPFLLMALSAGAIFYSGWPVFRVAAIGLGHGALRVEALLGAGILAAWGFSAVEAFRGGAHFYFDTACALVTLVLGGKLLETGARDRTDRAIALLYRMMPSKARLVEHGRELFVAVSSLEPGQVFLVKAGERIPADGDVEEGGASVDQSVLTGESAPVRKQAGDRVAAGSFNVDGVLRVRSTQSGEGGTLGDIVRSVESALTTRSGIVRAVDRVSRVFIPAVIAIAAATFAGWYGFGGAPAASALSHAIAVLVIACPCALGIATPMALAAAIGAASRHGILVNHASVLETLPRVDTVVFDKTGTITEGVFAVQALEGDLGPLASLEAASEHPIGQALVRHARKTGAVIEPVTNVVRHEGMGLEGTVGRRCVFAGSTRLLQALNLATETQLPAAAQWVESGCTLIYFGWDGQVRGWAALGDRIREDAAGAVAELGALGIRTVLLSGDTPEATGKVARAVGAQHFRAGVLPAGKAEAIAEMQRAGAVVAMAGDGVNDAPALARADLGIAMGSGTALAMQAAPVVLMSNSLHRVLDTIRLARRTVRVVRMNLFWAFLYNTAGIVLAAAGYLHPIAAAGAMVVSSLSVVTQSSRLAGWNPEARPKAANGASTASR, encoded by the coding sequence ATGAGCCCTGCCCCGGCGGCCGCGTGCGGACTGTGCGGCCAGCCGTGCGGGCCGGCCGAAAGCTACTGCTGCCCGGGGTGCAGGAACGTTCACGCCATCCTCCGTGAGAGCGGAGCCCTCGCCGATGGCGCCGATCCAAAAGAAACCGAACTCTTTCGGCGCTCGCTGGAACTCGGCCTCATTTCCCAGTGCCGCACCAGGACCGCCGGCCCGAAAATCCCCGAAAACACCGAGTCCGTCGAAGCGGCGTTCGAACTCGGCGGCCTCTGGTGCCCGGCCTGCGGCTGGCTGATTGAACATACCCTCTCGCGCGAACGTGGCGTCGTTTCCGCCGAAGTGCACTTCGCGTCGGATCTGTTGAAGGTCCGTTACGCGCCGCAGTACCTGCCGCCGGACCGCATCCGGGAGTGCGTGGAGCAACTCGGCTATCGCGCCGCGGACTACCGTCCCGGCGAGCACGGAGCAAGGGACCAGGCCCGGAGGGACCTGCTCCTGCGGACCGGCGTCGCTGCCTTTCTCTGGCTCAACGTCATGACGCTCAGCGGCATCCTTTATGTCGGGTACTTCGAAAACGTCGCCGGCGATATCCGCAGGAACATCCCGTTTCTGCTGATGGCGCTCTCGGCGGGAGCGATCTTCTATTCGGGATGGCCGGTGTTCCGCGTCGCTGCCATCGGCCTGGGTCATGGCGCGCTCCGCGTGGAGGCGCTGCTCGGCGCCGGGATCCTCGCGGCGTGGGGCTTCAGCGCGGTGGAGGCGTTCCGCGGTGGCGCCCATTTCTACTTCGACACGGCATGCGCGCTGGTGACGCTGGTCCTGGGCGGCAAGCTGCTCGAGACCGGTGCGCGGGACCGTACGGATCGCGCCATCGCCCTGCTCTACCGGATGATGCCCTCCAAAGCGCGCCTGGTCGAACACGGCCGCGAGCTGTTCGTCGCCGTGTCGTCGCTCGAGCCCGGCCAGGTTTTCCTGGTGAAAGCCGGCGAGCGCATCCCGGCCGACGGCGATGTCGAAGAGGGCGGTGCTTCGGTAGACCAATCGGTGCTCACCGGTGAATCGGCGCCAGTGCGGAAACAGGCGGGTGACCGCGTAGCCGCGGGCAGCTTCAATGTCGACGGCGTCCTGCGCGTGCGGTCCACCCAGAGCGGCGAAGGAGGCACGCTCGGCGACATTGTCCGCTCCGTGGAGTCGGCGCTCACCACCCGGTCCGGCATCGTGCGCGCTGTGGACCGCGTGTCGCGCGTCTTTATTCCCGCCGTGATCGCAATCGCCGCGGCCACCTTCGCCGGCTGGTACGGCTTCGGCGGAGCGCCCGCCGCCAGCGCCCTTTCGCACGCCATCGCCGTGCTCGTCATCGCCTGTCCGTGCGCGCTCGGAATCGCCACTCCAATGGCGTTGGCGGCGGCCATCGGCGCGGCGTCCCGGCACGGGATCCTGGTGAACCACGCCTCGGTGCTCGAGACGCTGCCACGCGTGGACACGGTCGTTTTTGACAAGACCGGCACCATCACCGAAGGCGTGTTCGCCGTTCAGGCGCTCGAAGGCGACCTTGGCCCGCTCGCCTCCCTCGAAGCCGCGTCCGAGCATCCCATCGGACAGGCCCTCGTGCGGCACGCGCGCAAGACCGGTGCGGTGATCGAGCCCGTCACCAATGTCGTCCGGCACGAAGGCATGGGGCTCGAAGGGACGGTCGGCCGACGGTGCGTCTTCGCAGGCAGCACGCGGCTGCTCCAGGCCCTGAACCTCGCGACAGAGACCCAACTTCCGGCCGCGGCGCAATGGGTCGAATCCGGCTGCACGCTGATCTACTTCGGCTGGGACGGCCAAGTTCGCGGATGGGCCGCGCTCGGAGACCGAATTCGCGAAGATGCCGCCGGCGCCGTCGCCGAATTAGGCGCGCTCGGCATTCGCACGGTGCTGCTGTCCGGCGATACGCCCGAAGCCACCGGCAAGGTGGCGCGCGCGGTCGGCGCCCAACACTTCCGTGCCGGCGTTCTTCCCGCGGGAAAAGCCGAAGCGATCGCGGAGATGCAGCGCGCCGGCGCCGTGGTCGCGATGGCGGGCGACGGCGTCAACGACGCGCCGGCCCTCGCGCGCGCAGATCTCGGCATCGCCATGGGCTCCGGAACGGCGCTCGCCATGCAAGCCGCGCCCGTCGTCCTCATGAGCAACAGCCTCCATCGCGTGCTCGATACCATCCGCCTCGCCCGCCGCACCGTTCGCGTGGTCCGCATGAATCTGTTCTGGGCTTTCCTCTACAACACCGCGGGGATCGTACTCGCCGCGGCCGGCTACCTCCACCCCATCGCCGCCGCCGGCGCGATGGTAGTCTCCAGCCTGTCTGTGGTCACCCAGTCCTCGCGTCTTGCCGGTTGGAATCCGGAAGCGCGTCCGAAAGCCGCCAACGGTGCTTCTACAGCCTCCCGATAG
- a CDS encoding TAXI family TRAP transporter solute-binding subunit, giving the protein MPLNRRVLFSALAAGGAAAWSVATAPPHHALTIAAMAPGSSWYVFAATLARLLEPQLPGQSMEIFARGGGIGNPTLVERGKATVALGQVAVAVWAWEGLSIAFHGVRHRRIRALVGGLNSVWMTAAARTTYLRQTGLATLAQVLRSKPGPRIIMKPPGSTVPVVADMIFEHYGLTRASIAANGGSIIQVAVNQIPEMLADNRADLYIESAVKGHPALTEAATTSEIRFLDFDDALLAGLARRGLKPSPLPAWFKGQTKPTAAADCGAVLLARDDLAEDLAYLIVKTICEKRDVMVRAHKAWADFHPPSSCRREATGIPLHPGAERYFRERGWI; this is encoded by the coding sequence ATGCCGTTGAATCGCCGAGTGCTGTTCTCTGCCCTCGCGGCCGGCGGCGCCGCGGCATGGTCGGTCGCCACGGCCCCGCCCCACCACGCGCTCACCATCGCCGCCATGGCGCCGGGCAGTTCCTGGTACGTATTCGCCGCCACGCTGGCGCGCCTGCTCGAACCGCAACTGCCCGGGCAATCGATGGAGATCTTCGCGCGCGGCGGCGGCATCGGGAACCCTACGCTCGTCGAACGCGGCAAGGCAACCGTCGCCCTCGGTCAGGTGGCCGTGGCCGTTTGGGCCTGGGAAGGGCTCTCCATCGCGTTTCACGGAGTGCGCCACCGGCGTATCCGCGCGCTCGTCGGCGGACTCAACTCGGTCTGGATGACCGCGGCGGCGCGAACCACCTATCTGCGCCAAACCGGCCTCGCCACACTCGCCCAGGTGCTGCGCTCCAAGCCCGGCCCGCGGATCATCATGAAACCGCCCGGCAGCACCGTGCCCGTCGTCGCCGACATGATCTTCGAGCATTACGGACTCACCCGCGCCTCCATCGCCGCCAACGGCGGAAGCATCATCCAGGTGGCCGTGAACCAGATTCCCGAAATGCTCGCCGACAACCGCGCCGACCTCTACATCGAGTCCGCCGTCAAAGGCCACCCCGCGCTCACCGAAGCCGCCACCACCTCCGAGATCCGCTTCCTCGATTTCGACGACGCCCTCCTCGCCGGCCTGGCGCGCCGCGGCTTGAAACCCAGTCCCCTGCCCGCGTGGTTCAAAGGTCAGACCAAACCCACGGCGGCGGCCGACTGCGGCGCCGTCCTCCTCGCCCGCGACGATCTCGCCGAAGACCTCGCCTACCTCATCGTGAAAACGATCTGCGAAAAGCGCGACGTGATGGTCCGCGCGCACAAGGCCTGGGCCGATTTCCACCCTCCGTCGAGCTGCCGGCGCGAAGCCACCGGCATTCCGCTTCACCCGGGCGCGGAACGCTACTTCCGGGAGCGAGGATGGATCTAG